The Numida meleagris isolate 19003 breed g44 Domestic line chromosome 7, NumMel1.0, whole genome shotgun sequence genome contains a region encoding:
- the LOC110402651 gene encoding uncharacterized protein LOC110402651 isoform X1 produces the protein MDTRCRHNAAFDSTAQPAACCPDWMAALPDALPLSRLSIPGTHDSLSLFGGRRLRCQSWGLEAQLAAGVRFLDVRCKLERGELRIYHLCTFQRASLRGVLRRTLRFLRAHPSEAVLMRIKEELPFFPRPRFAARLQRCLLEESRGRLWCREEVPTLGQVRGKIVVLEALERAVLGIPYERLSISDAWNVLSLERKWARAQRHLDAAASGDPATMHLTFCSGNGLFTCPEDVARFVNPQCYQHLQHCSGQPVCWGVVILDFPGAGLLQLIIESNAPGKNRGMPADPGTPNTPQWQRGRVLRVAPLGPVSPTLQATSRVSRRTSMQKGARRSRAALRHLYVTSV, from the coding sequence ATGGACACACGGTGCCGGCACAACGCAGCGTTCGACAGCACGGCCCAGCCAGCGGCCTGCTGCCCCGACTGGATGGCAGCGCTGCCCGACGCCCTGCCACTCTCCCGCCTCTCCATCCCCGGCACGCACGACTCCCTCAGCCTGTTTGGTGGCCGGCGCCTGCGCTGCCAGAGCTGGGGCCTGGAGGCCCAGCTGGCGGCCGGCGTGCGCTTCCTGGATGTGCGCTGCAAGCTGGAGCGGGGCGAGCTGCGCATCTACCACCTGTGCACTTTCCAGCGGGCCAGCCTGCGGGGCGTCCTGCGCCGCACCCTGCGCTTCCTCCGCGCCCACCCTAGTGAGGCCGTGCTGATGCGCATCAAGGAGGAGCTGCCCTTTTTCCCACGGCCCCGCTTCGCTGCCCGGCTCCAGCGCTGCCTGCTGGAGGAGAGCCGGGGCCGGCTGTGGTGCCGGGAGGAGGTGCCCACGCTGGGCCAGGTGCGGGGCAAGATCGTGGTGCTGGAGGCGCTGGAGCGGGCGGTGCTGGGCATCCCCTATGAGCGGCTGAGCATCAGTGATGCCTGGAATGTGCTCTCGCTGGAGAGGAAATGGGCACGAGCACAGCGGCACCTGGACGCAGCGGCCAGCGGGGACCCTGCCACCATGCACCTCACCTTCTGCTCCGGCAACGGGCTCTTCACCTGCCCCGAGGACGTGGCCCGCTTCGTCAACCCTCAGTGCTaccagcacctgcagcactgctcagggcAGCCAGTGTGCTGGGGAGTGGTCATCTTGGACTTCCCTGGGGCAGGCCTGCTTCAGCTCATCATTGAGAGCAACGCCCCAGGGAAGAACAGAGGTATGCCAGCAGACCCTGGCACCCCAAACACACCCCAATGGCAGCGGGGACGCGTGCTGAGAGTGGCACCACTGGGGCCGGTGTCCCCCACACTGCAGGCAACCTCACGCGTCAGCCGACGGACATCGATGCAGAAGGGTGCCCGGAGATCCCGTGCAGCACTGAGACACCTCTATGTGACATCCGTGTGA
- the LOC110402651 gene encoding uncharacterized protein LOC110402651 isoform X2, with amino-acid sequence MDTRCRHNAAFDSTAQPAACCPDWMAALPDALPLSRLSIPGTHDSLSLFGGRRLRCQSWGLEAQLAAGVRFLDVRCKLERGELRIYHLCTFQRASLRGVLRRTLRFLRAHPSEAVLMRIKEELPFFPRPRFAARLQRCLLEESRGRLWCREEVPTLGQVRGKIVVLEALERAVLGIPYERLSISDAWNVLSLERKWARAQRHLDAAASGDPATMHLTFCSGNGLFTCPEDVARFVNPQCYQHLQHCSGQPVCWGVVILDFPGAGLLQLIIESNAPGKNRGNLTRQPTDIDAEGCPEIPCSTETPLCDIRVTAVEPAVRGEQP; translated from the exons ATGGACACACGGTGCCGGCACAACGCAGCGTTCGACAGCACGGCCCAGCCAGCGGCCTGCTGCCCCGACTGGATGGCAGCGCTGCCCGACGCCCTGCCACTCTCCCGCCTCTCCATCCCCGGCACGCACGACTCCCTCAGCCTGTTTGGTGGCCGGCGCCTGCGCTGCCAGAGCTGGGGCCTGGAGGCCCAGCTGGCGGCCGGCGTGCGCTTCCTGGATGTGCGCTGCAAGCTGGAGCGGGGCGAGCTGCGCATCTACCACCTGTGCACTTTCCAGCGGGCCAGCCTGCGGGGCGTCCTGCGCCGCACCCTGCGCTTCCTCCGCGCCCACCCTAGTGAGGCCGTGCTGATGCGCATCAAGGAGGAGCTGCCCTTTTTCCCACGGCCCCGCTTCGCTGCCCGGCTCCAGCGCTGCCTGCTGGAGGAGAGCCGGGGCCGGCTGTGGTGCCGGGAGGAGGTGCCCACGCTGGGCCAGGTGCGGGGCAAGATCGTGGTGCTGGAGGCGCTGGAGCGGGCGGTGCTGGGCATCCCCTATGAGCGGCTGAGCATCAGTGATGCCTGGAATGTGCTCTCGCTGGAGAGGAAATGGGCACGAGCACAGCGGCACCTGGACGCAGCGGCCAGCGGGGACCCTGCCACCATGCACCTCACCTTCTGCTCCGGCAACGGGCTCTTCACCTGCCCCGAGGACGTGGCCCGCTTCGTCAACCCTCAGTGCTaccagcacctgcagcactgctcagggcAGCCAGTGTGCTGGGGAGTGGTCATCTTGGACTTCCCTGGGGCAGGCCTGCTTCAGCTCATCATTGAGAGCAACGCCCCAGGGAAGAACAGAG GCAACCTCACGCGTCAGCCGACGGACATCGATGCAGAAGGGTGCCCGGAGATCCCGTGCAGCACTGAGACACCTCTATGTGACATCCGTGTGACAGCGGTGGAGCCGGCAGTCAGAGGTgagcagccctga